The Drosophila teissieri strain GT53w chromosome X, Prin_Dtei_1.1, whole genome shotgun sequence genome has a segment encoding these proteins:
- the LOC122623392 gene encoding DENN domain-containing protein Crag isoform X1 translates to MEEKRIADYFVVAGMPEHPQLLQENIFNDSGRLRAATTIEPITDIGVYFPLLGEEVPEGYEILTHTPTGLQANLNHGSVRTTDCYIYFRRGKDRPPLVDIGVLYDGHERIMSDAEIVAETPGGRVANVNNSSAKTFLTYRRARADMPCNELVVTELCVIVQSKGERAPHAFCLIYKTLNKGYVGSDVYLCYKKSMYRPKHISYKPEILLRYPTVDHTDFPLNLCPSVPLFCLPMGASLEAWPHVNGTEKRKPISPVFSTFVLTVNDGTYKVYGSALTFYEDYDESQLSAEQKELLGWDEDFGAQHSLHMIKAICVLSHHPFGDTFDKWLKYLHRMVLYDVNIPIPVERYITQLLDEVPFPAPSIHLQLSSESNDRILLTQPEDSPLPRSGAGFHMLLQNLGTDNCLHVLLLALTEQKILIHSLRPATLTAVAEAIVSLLFPFKWQCPYIPLCPLGLAEVLHAPLPYLIGVDSRFFDLYEPPTDVTCIDLDTNNISLCESQRHLSPKLLPKRAARLLRQTLTELENAKPISYDSTNSLDRDIRKRKRELVLEQRIQEAFLLFMASILRGYRDFLVPISKAPSVGATDPSALFQLKAFLRSRDKSHQKFFELMMKTQMFIRFIEERSFVSDGDHGLSFFDECAEKVGNYDETPAQLHLVDWDTGQNSERTKYIFPPDSVTPAGGGGGGVAYNYENFTLQPELLQSTKKTALSKFLQLQLNASLSPGSPIARRTKHEIKLSQKMASRCLQHPEAWSKYLLATCYSLYFLILPSMVLDTRHAGKEPEILRAAYDVLVRASRLKITCDEFCYRIMMQLCGIHNLPVLAVRLHYLMKRSGVQANALTYGFYNRCVLESQWPQDSTTISQIRWNRIKNVVLGAAQFRKAGKQRAASKVNKSLSASQDQNLSTLETVDGQSRTSLASSSGDGGGHGLLDFAAFDRLRNKLGSIVRQTVTGGNSETMEDAVNSTGLHIPGELSAPNTPTYGGDTEILAKALQQQQPRKQIMSIGGGDDDDEDEDDDEYTAGSPSTPQKQLEAGADDLEYAAGGDYEADEEDDDEVDEHVAAQRARQRVQSPTKISPRTPVTQNDPLGALNEEESVASATPTQQVQQEQQHSQSQIDSSIYSDKPILFRGQRSATFDESTQIGKSMHRSETMPVASSGVTNSLANIGSSLKFTFGRYSPARLSLKKDLKLPANIIENISSISPSLTGKKSNELIQGSLSSIKSAANSLTKKFDEIKGVISANSTPTKTNNGHHPHGLHHGHHHPHHHHHHHSQHGNAEQEEHDAAVHEEGKLRRVSSDLDPWGRLSESRKSSYNNLVPLGENSSTGALHMHAFPAVPDNLYSLTSENAADRDCDVLIQLTTCSQCHNCSVLVYDEEIMSGWTAEDSNLNTTCHACNKLTVPFLSVQIERQAEESEQSDPLQDGKEQTANGTSHKSNLTVPYLNPLVLRKELENILTQEGDIALIKPEFVEEHPIIYWNLLWLMERIESKTHLPELCLPVPSDKEHIDPLSKLKTVHIQCLWDNLSLHTEASGPPMYLLYRETQPTSPLIKALLTDQAQLNMNVIQQIISAIRCNDFATPLKRLANERHKLKSNGVERSHSFYRDILFLALTAIGRANVDLATFHREYAAVFDKLTERECNMYYRNQDLPPSASTIFCRAYFRPLLLP, encoded by the exons ATGGAGGAGAAGCGCATCGCCGACTACTTTGTGGTGGCCGGAATGCCGGAGCAtccgcagctgctgcaggagaACATCTTCAATGACTCGGGAAGATTGAGGGCGGCCACCACCATCGAACCGATCACGGACATCGGCGTCTATTTCCCGCTGCTGGGCGAGGAGGTGCCCGAGGGATACGAGATCCTCACGCACACGCCCACGGGTCTCCAGGCGAACCTCAACCACGGATCGGTCCGCACCACCGACTGCTACATCTACTTCCGGCGCGGCAAGGATCGCCCGCCTCTGGTGGACATAG GAGTCCTGTACGATGGCCACGAGCGGATCATGTCGGATGCGGAAATCGTGGCGGAGACGCCCGGCGGCAGGGTGGCCAATGTGAACAACTCGTCCGCGAAGACGTTCCTCACGTACCGACGCGCCCGGGCGGACATGCCCTGCAACGAGCTGGTGGTCACCGAACTGTGCGTCATCGTCCAGAGCAAGGGCGAGCGGGCTCCACACGCCTTCTGCCTGATCTACAAGACCCTGAACAAGGGCTACGTGGGCAGCGACGTCTACCTGTGCTACAAGAAGTCCATGTACCGGCCCAAGCACATCAGCTACAAGCCGGAGATCCTGCTGCGCTACCCCACCGTCGATCACACCGACTTCCCGCTGAATCTGTGTCCGAGCGTGCCGCTCTTCTGCCTGCCCATGGGCGCCTCCCTGGAGGCCTGGCCACACGTCAACGGCACGGAGAAGCGCAAACCCATCAGTCCGGTGTTCAGCACCTTTGTGCTCACCGTAAACGATGGCACCTACAAGGTTTACGGTTCGGCGTTGACTTTCTACGAGGATTACGA TGAGTCGCAGTTGTCGGctgagcagaaggagctgCTCGGCTGGGACGAAGACTTCGGCGCCCAACACTCCCTGCACATGATCAAGGCCATATGTGTGCTGTCGCACCATCCCTTCGGCGACACCTTCGACAAATGGCTCAAGTACCTCCAT CGGATGGTGCTGTACGACGTTAATATACCCATTCCCGTGGAGCGCTACATCACCCAGCTGCTGGACGAAGTACCGTTTCCGGCGCCCAGCATTCACCTGCAGCTGTCCAGCGAGTCCAACGATCGCATCCTGCTCACCCAGCCGGAGGATTCCCCGCTGCCGCGAAGTGGCGCCGGCTTCCACATGCTGCTCCAGAACCTGGGCACCGACAACTGTCTgcatgtgctgctgctggccctCACCGAACAGAAGATACTCATCCACTCACTCAG ACCGGCCACATTGACTGCTGTGGCCGAGGCCATTGTCTCCCTGCTGTTTCCGTTCAAGTGGCAGTGTCCGTACATCCCACTTTGTCCGCTGGGCTTGGCGGAGGTGCTCCATGCCCCGTTGCCTTATCTCATTGGCGTGGACTCGCGCTTCTTCGACTTGTATGAGCCGCCCACGGATGTCACCTGCATCGATCTGGACACCAACAACATAAGC TTATGTGAGTCGCAGCGCCACTTGTCACCCAAGCTGCTTCCGAAACGGGCAGCCCGCCTGCTCCGCCAGACGCTCACCGAACTGGAGAACGCCAAGCCCATCAGCTATGACTCCACAAACAGCTTGGATCGCGACAttcggaaacggaaacgagaGCTGGTGCTGGAGCAGCGCATCCAGGAGGCCTTTCTGCTTTTCATGGCCAGCATTCTGCGCGGCTACAGGGATTTTCTGGTGCCCATTTCCAAGGCACCCTCGGTGGGAGCCACCGATCCGAGTGCCCTCTTCCAGCTGAAGGCCTTTTTGCGATCGCGGGATAAG TCGCACCAGAAGTTCTTTGAGCTGATGATGAAGACCCAGATGTTCATCCGTTTCATTGAGGAGCGCTCCTTTGTCTCCGACGGCGATCATGGCCTGAGTTTCTTTGACGAGTGTGCGGAGAAGGTGGGCAACTACGACGAGACGCCCGCCCAGCTGCATTTGGTGGACTGGGACACGGGACAGAACAGCGAGCGCACCAAGTACATTTTTCCGCCGGACAGCGTGACTCCGgcgggcggaggaggaggtggagtgGCCTACAACTACGAGAATTTCACGCTGCAGCCGGAACTGTTGCAGAGCACGAAGAAGACGGCTTTGTCGAAAtttctgcagctgcagctgaacgCTTCCCTCTCGCCAGGATCACCCATTGCCCGGCGAACCAAACACGAGATTAAGCTGTCGCAGAAGATGGCCAGCCGTTGCCTGCAGCATCCGGAGGCGTGGTCCAAGTACCTATTGGCCACCTGCTACTCGCTCTACTTCCTCATCCTGCCATCCATGGTTTTGGACACGCGGCACGCCGGCAAGGAGCCGGAGATACTGCGCGCCGCCTACGATGTCCTGGTGCGAGCCAGTCGCCTGAAGATCACCTGCGACGAGTTCTGCTACAGGATCATGATGCAGCTGTGCGGCATTCACAACCTGCCGGTGCTGGCCGTCCGCCTGCACTACCTGATGAAGCGCTCTGGCGTGCAGGCCAATGCGCTGACCTATGGCTTCTACAACCGCTGCGTCCTCGAGTCCCAGTGGCCCCAGGACAGTACCACGATCAGCCAGATCCGCTGGAACCGCATCAAAAACGTGGTGCTGGGAGCGGCGCAGTTCCGTAAGGCTGGCAAGCAAAGGGCCGCCTCCAAGGTGAACAAATCGCTGAGCGCATCCCAGGACCAGAACCTCAGCACCCTGGAAACGGTGGACGGACAGTCGCGCACCAGCTTGGCTTCCTCCTCCGGCGATGGCGGCGGCCATGGACTGCTCGACTTTGCCGCCTTCGATCGGCTCAGGAACAAGTTGGGCAGCATTGTGCGGCAGACGGTGACGGGCGGCAACAGCGAGACCATGGAGGATGCGGTCAACAGCACTGGGCTGCACATACCCGGCGAACTCAGCGCTCCGAACACGCCGACCTATGGCGGTGACACTGAAATCCTGGCCAaggcactgcagcagcagcagccacgcAAGCAGATCATGAGCATTGGCGGCggcgacgatgatgatgaggacgaggacgacgatgaATACACGGCCGGTTCGCCGAGCACGCCGCAAAAGCAACTGGAAGCCGGCGCCGATGACCTGGAATACGCCGCTGGAGGAGACTACGAGgcggacgaggaggacgacgatgaGGTCGACGAGCATGTGGCCGCACAGCGGGCACGTCAGCGAGTGCAGAGTCCAACCAA AATCTCGCCACGCACGCCCGTGACCCAGAACGATCCACTGGGTGCTCTCAACGAGGAGGAGTCCGTCgccagtgccacgcccacgcagcaagtgcagcaggagcagcagcactcACAGTCGCAGATCGACAGCAGCATATACAGCGACAAGCCGATCCTGTTCCGCGGACAGAGAAGCGCCACCTTCGACGAGTCCACGCAGATCGGGAAGAGTATGCACCGCTCGGAAACGATGCCGGTGGCCAGCAGCGGTGTGACCAACAGTCTGGCCAACATCGGATCCTCGCTGAAGTTCACGTTCGG ACGTTATTCACCCGCACGATTGTCCCTTAAGAAAGACTTGAAATTGCCCGCCAatattatagaaaatatatcgaGCATAAG TCCCAGCCTGACGGGCAAGAAGTCGAACGAGCTGATCCAGGGCAGCCTGAGCAGCATCAAGTCGGCGGCCAATTCGCTGACCAAGAAGTTCGACGAGATCAAGGGCGTGATATCGGCCAATTCCACGCCGACGAAGACGAACAATGGACACCATCCGCATGGCCTGCATCATGGCCACCACcatccgcaccaccaccaccatcatcactCGCAGCACGGCAAtgcggagcaggaggagcacgaTGCCGCCGTCCACGAGGAGGGCAAGTTGCGTCGCGTCTCCAGCGACCTGGATCCTTGGGGCAGGCTCAGCGAGTCGCGCAAATCCAGCTACAACAACCTGGTGCCGCTCGGCGAGAACAGCTCCACAGGCGCCCTCCACATGCACGCCTTTCCAGCTGTGCCCGACAATCTCTACAGTCTCACCAGCGAG AACGCCGCGGATCGTGACTGCGATGTGCTGATCCAGCTGACGACCTGCTCGCAGTGCCACAATTGCTCGGTGCTCGTCTACGACGAGGAGATCATGAGCGGCTGGACGGCGGAGGACTCCAACCTGAACACCACCTGCCACGCTTGCAACAAGCTGACGGTGCCCTTCCTCAGCGTACAGATCGAGCGGCAGGCGGAGGAGTCGGAGCAGTCGGATCCGCTGCAGGACGGCAAGGAGCAAACCGCCAACGGCACCAGCCACAAGTCCAACCTGACCGTGCCGTATCTGAATCCGCTGGTGCTGCGCAAGGAGCTGGAGAACATACTCACCCAGGAGGGCGACATTGCGCTGATAAAGCCCGAGTTCGTCGAGGAGCACCCGATCATCTACTGGAACCTGCTCTGGCTGATGGAGCGCATCGAGAGCAAGACGCACCTGCCCGAGCTCTGTCTGCCCGTGCCG AGCGACAAAGAGCACATCGATCCGCTGAGCAAGCTGAAGACGGTGCACATCCAGTGCCTGTGGGACAACCTGAGTCTGCACACCGAGGCCAGTGGTCCACCCATGTACTTGCTGTACAGGGAGACCCAGCCGACGAGTCCGCTCATCAAGGCGCTGCTCACCGACCAGGCGCAGCTCAACATGAA TGTCATTCAGCAAATCATTTCGGCCATCCGGTGCAATGACTTCGCCACTCCCCTCAAGCGCTTGGCCAACGAGCGGCACAAGCTGAAGAGCAACGGCGTGGAGCGATCGCACTCGTTCTACCGCGACATCCTCTTCCTGGCCCTGACCGCCATCGGACGGGCCAACGTGGACCTGGCCACATTCCATCGCGAGTATGCGGCCGTCTTCGACAAGCTGACGGAGCGGGAGTGCAATATGTACTATCGCAACCAGGATCTGCCGCCCTCGGCATCGACCATCTTCTGCCGTGCTTACTTCCGCCCGCTCCTGCTGCCCTGA
- the LOC122623392 gene encoding DENN domain-containing protein Crag isoform X2, with the protein MEEKRIADYFVVAGMPEHPQLLQENIFNDSGRLRAATTIEPITDIGVYFPLLGEEVPEGYEILTHTPTGLQANLNHGSVRTTDCYIYFRRGKDRPPLVDIGVLYDGHERIMSDAEIVAETPGGRVANVNNSSAKTFLTYRRARADMPCNELVVTELCVIVQSKGERAPHAFCLIYKTLNKGYVGSDVYLCYKKSMYRPKHISYKPEILLRYPTVDHTDFPLNLCPSVPLFCLPMGASLEAWPHVNGTEKRKPISPVFSTFVLTVNDGTYKVYGSALTFYEDYDESQLSAEQKELLGWDEDFGAQHSLHMIKAICVLSHHPFGDTFDKWLKYLHRMVLYDVNIPIPVERYITQLLDEVPFPAPSIHLQLSSESNDRILLTQPEDSPLPRSGAGFHMLLQNLGTDNCLHVLLLALTEQKILIHSLRPATLTAVAEAIVSLLFPFKWQCPYIPLCPLGLAEVLHAPLPYLIGVDSRFFDLYEPPTDVTCIDLDTNNISLCESQRHLSPKLLPKRAARLLRQTLTELENAKPISYDSTNSLDRDIRKRKRELVLEQRIQEAFLLFMASILRGYRDFLVPISKAPSVGATDPSALFQLKAFLRSRDKSHQKFFELMMKTQMFIRFIEERSFVSDGDHGLSFFDECAEKVGNYDETPAQLHLVDWDTGQNSERTKYIFPPDSVTPAGGGGGGVAYNYENFTLQPELLQSTKKTALSKFLQLQLNASLSPGSPIARRTKHEIKLSQKMASRCLQHPEAWSKYLLATCYSLYFLILPSMVLDTRHAGKEPEILRAAYDVLVRASRLKITCDEFCYRIMMQLCGIHNLPVLAVRLHYLMKRSGVQANALTYGFYNRCVLESQWPQDSTTISQIRWNRIKNVVLGAAQFRKAGKQRAASKVNKSLSASQDQNLSTLETVDGQSRTSLASSSGDGGGHGLLDFAAFDRLRNKLGSIVRQTVTGGNSETMEDAVNSTGLHIPGELSAPNTPTYGGDTEILAKALQQQQPRKQIMSIGGGDDDDEDEDDDEYTAGSPSTPQKQLEAGADDLEYAAGGDYEADEEDDDEVDEHVAAQRARQRVQSPTKISPRTPVTQNDPLGALNEEESVASATPTQQVQQEQQHSQSQIDSSIYSDKPILFRGQRSATFDESTQIGKSMHRSETMPVASSGVTNSLANIGSSLKFTFGPSLTGKKSNELIQGSLSSIKSAANSLTKKFDEIKGVISANSTPTKTNNGHHPHGLHHGHHHPHHHHHHHSQHGNAEQEEHDAAVHEEGKLRRVSSDLDPWGRLSESRKSSYNNLVPLGENSSTGALHMHAFPAVPDNLYSLTSENAADRDCDVLIQLTTCSQCHNCSVLVYDEEIMSGWTAEDSNLNTTCHACNKLTVPFLSVQIERQAEESEQSDPLQDGKEQTANGTSHKSNLTVPYLNPLVLRKELENILTQEGDIALIKPEFVEEHPIIYWNLLWLMERIESKTHLPELCLPVPSDKEHIDPLSKLKTVHIQCLWDNLSLHTEASGPPMYLLYRETQPTSPLIKALLTDQAQLNMNVIQQIISAIRCNDFATPLKRLANERHKLKSNGVERSHSFYRDILFLALTAIGRANVDLATFHREYAAVFDKLTERECNMYYRNQDLPPSASTIFCRAYFRPLLLP; encoded by the exons ATGGAGGAGAAGCGCATCGCCGACTACTTTGTGGTGGCCGGAATGCCGGAGCAtccgcagctgctgcaggagaACATCTTCAATGACTCGGGAAGATTGAGGGCGGCCACCACCATCGAACCGATCACGGACATCGGCGTCTATTTCCCGCTGCTGGGCGAGGAGGTGCCCGAGGGATACGAGATCCTCACGCACACGCCCACGGGTCTCCAGGCGAACCTCAACCACGGATCGGTCCGCACCACCGACTGCTACATCTACTTCCGGCGCGGCAAGGATCGCCCGCCTCTGGTGGACATAG GAGTCCTGTACGATGGCCACGAGCGGATCATGTCGGATGCGGAAATCGTGGCGGAGACGCCCGGCGGCAGGGTGGCCAATGTGAACAACTCGTCCGCGAAGACGTTCCTCACGTACCGACGCGCCCGGGCGGACATGCCCTGCAACGAGCTGGTGGTCACCGAACTGTGCGTCATCGTCCAGAGCAAGGGCGAGCGGGCTCCACACGCCTTCTGCCTGATCTACAAGACCCTGAACAAGGGCTACGTGGGCAGCGACGTCTACCTGTGCTACAAGAAGTCCATGTACCGGCCCAAGCACATCAGCTACAAGCCGGAGATCCTGCTGCGCTACCCCACCGTCGATCACACCGACTTCCCGCTGAATCTGTGTCCGAGCGTGCCGCTCTTCTGCCTGCCCATGGGCGCCTCCCTGGAGGCCTGGCCACACGTCAACGGCACGGAGAAGCGCAAACCCATCAGTCCGGTGTTCAGCACCTTTGTGCTCACCGTAAACGATGGCACCTACAAGGTTTACGGTTCGGCGTTGACTTTCTACGAGGATTACGA TGAGTCGCAGTTGTCGGctgagcagaaggagctgCTCGGCTGGGACGAAGACTTCGGCGCCCAACACTCCCTGCACATGATCAAGGCCATATGTGTGCTGTCGCACCATCCCTTCGGCGACACCTTCGACAAATGGCTCAAGTACCTCCAT CGGATGGTGCTGTACGACGTTAATATACCCATTCCCGTGGAGCGCTACATCACCCAGCTGCTGGACGAAGTACCGTTTCCGGCGCCCAGCATTCACCTGCAGCTGTCCAGCGAGTCCAACGATCGCATCCTGCTCACCCAGCCGGAGGATTCCCCGCTGCCGCGAAGTGGCGCCGGCTTCCACATGCTGCTCCAGAACCTGGGCACCGACAACTGTCTgcatgtgctgctgctggccctCACCGAACAGAAGATACTCATCCACTCACTCAG ACCGGCCACATTGACTGCTGTGGCCGAGGCCATTGTCTCCCTGCTGTTTCCGTTCAAGTGGCAGTGTCCGTACATCCCACTTTGTCCGCTGGGCTTGGCGGAGGTGCTCCATGCCCCGTTGCCTTATCTCATTGGCGTGGACTCGCGCTTCTTCGACTTGTATGAGCCGCCCACGGATGTCACCTGCATCGATCTGGACACCAACAACATAAGC TTATGTGAGTCGCAGCGCCACTTGTCACCCAAGCTGCTTCCGAAACGGGCAGCCCGCCTGCTCCGCCAGACGCTCACCGAACTGGAGAACGCCAAGCCCATCAGCTATGACTCCACAAACAGCTTGGATCGCGACAttcggaaacggaaacgagaGCTGGTGCTGGAGCAGCGCATCCAGGAGGCCTTTCTGCTTTTCATGGCCAGCATTCTGCGCGGCTACAGGGATTTTCTGGTGCCCATTTCCAAGGCACCCTCGGTGGGAGCCACCGATCCGAGTGCCCTCTTCCAGCTGAAGGCCTTTTTGCGATCGCGGGATAAG TCGCACCAGAAGTTCTTTGAGCTGATGATGAAGACCCAGATGTTCATCCGTTTCATTGAGGAGCGCTCCTTTGTCTCCGACGGCGATCATGGCCTGAGTTTCTTTGACGAGTGTGCGGAGAAGGTGGGCAACTACGACGAGACGCCCGCCCAGCTGCATTTGGTGGACTGGGACACGGGACAGAACAGCGAGCGCACCAAGTACATTTTTCCGCCGGACAGCGTGACTCCGgcgggcggaggaggaggtggagtgGCCTACAACTACGAGAATTTCACGCTGCAGCCGGAACTGTTGCAGAGCACGAAGAAGACGGCTTTGTCGAAAtttctgcagctgcagctgaacgCTTCCCTCTCGCCAGGATCACCCATTGCCCGGCGAACCAAACACGAGATTAAGCTGTCGCAGAAGATGGCCAGCCGTTGCCTGCAGCATCCGGAGGCGTGGTCCAAGTACCTATTGGCCACCTGCTACTCGCTCTACTTCCTCATCCTGCCATCCATGGTTTTGGACACGCGGCACGCCGGCAAGGAGCCGGAGATACTGCGCGCCGCCTACGATGTCCTGGTGCGAGCCAGTCGCCTGAAGATCACCTGCGACGAGTTCTGCTACAGGATCATGATGCAGCTGTGCGGCATTCACAACCTGCCGGTGCTGGCCGTCCGCCTGCACTACCTGATGAAGCGCTCTGGCGTGCAGGCCAATGCGCTGACCTATGGCTTCTACAACCGCTGCGTCCTCGAGTCCCAGTGGCCCCAGGACAGTACCACGATCAGCCAGATCCGCTGGAACCGCATCAAAAACGTGGTGCTGGGAGCGGCGCAGTTCCGTAAGGCTGGCAAGCAAAGGGCCGCCTCCAAGGTGAACAAATCGCTGAGCGCATCCCAGGACCAGAACCTCAGCACCCTGGAAACGGTGGACGGACAGTCGCGCACCAGCTTGGCTTCCTCCTCCGGCGATGGCGGCGGCCATGGACTGCTCGACTTTGCCGCCTTCGATCGGCTCAGGAACAAGTTGGGCAGCATTGTGCGGCAGACGGTGACGGGCGGCAACAGCGAGACCATGGAGGATGCGGTCAACAGCACTGGGCTGCACATACCCGGCGAACTCAGCGCTCCGAACACGCCGACCTATGGCGGTGACACTGAAATCCTGGCCAaggcactgcagcagcagcagccacgcAAGCAGATCATGAGCATTGGCGGCggcgacgatgatgatgaggacgaggacgacgatgaATACACGGCCGGTTCGCCGAGCACGCCGCAAAAGCAACTGGAAGCCGGCGCCGATGACCTGGAATACGCCGCTGGAGGAGACTACGAGgcggacgaggaggacgacgatgaGGTCGACGAGCATGTGGCCGCACAGCGGGCACGTCAGCGAGTGCAGAGTCCAACCAA AATCTCGCCACGCACGCCCGTGACCCAGAACGATCCACTGGGTGCTCTCAACGAGGAGGAGTCCGTCgccagtgccacgcccacgcagcaagtgcagcaggagcagcagcactcACAGTCGCAGATCGACAGCAGCATATACAGCGACAAGCCGATCCTGTTCCGCGGACAGAGAAGCGCCACCTTCGACGAGTCCACGCAGATCGGGAAGAGTATGCACCGCTCGGAAACGATGCCGGTGGCCAGCAGCGGTGTGACCAACAGTCTGGCCAACATCGGATCCTCGCTGAAGTTCACGTTCGG TCCCAGCCTGACGGGCAAGAAGTCGAACGAGCTGATCCAGGGCAGCCTGAGCAGCATCAAGTCGGCGGCCAATTCGCTGACCAAGAAGTTCGACGAGATCAAGGGCGTGATATCGGCCAATTCCACGCCGACGAAGACGAACAATGGACACCATCCGCATGGCCTGCATCATGGCCACCACcatccgcaccaccaccaccatcatcactCGCAGCACGGCAAtgcggagcaggaggagcacgaTGCCGCCGTCCACGAGGAGGGCAAGTTGCGTCGCGTCTCCAGCGACCTGGATCCTTGGGGCAGGCTCAGCGAGTCGCGCAAATCCAGCTACAACAACCTGGTGCCGCTCGGCGAGAACAGCTCCACAGGCGCCCTCCACATGCACGCCTTTCCAGCTGTGCCCGACAATCTCTACAGTCTCACCAGCGAG AACGCCGCGGATCGTGACTGCGATGTGCTGATCCAGCTGACGACCTGCTCGCAGTGCCACAATTGCTCGGTGCTCGTCTACGACGAGGAGATCATGAGCGGCTGGACGGCGGAGGACTCCAACCTGAACACCACCTGCCACGCTTGCAACAAGCTGACGGTGCCCTTCCTCAGCGTACAGATCGAGCGGCAGGCGGAGGAGTCGGAGCAGTCGGATCCGCTGCAGGACGGCAAGGAGCAAACCGCCAACGGCACCAGCCACAAGTCCAACCTGACCGTGCCGTATCTGAATCCGCTGGTGCTGCGCAAGGAGCTGGAGAACATACTCACCCAGGAGGGCGACATTGCGCTGATAAAGCCCGAGTTCGTCGAGGAGCACCCGATCATCTACTGGAACCTGCTCTGGCTGATGGAGCGCATCGAGAGCAAGACGCACCTGCCCGAGCTCTGTCTGCCCGTGCCG AGCGACAAAGAGCACATCGATCCGCTGAGCAAGCTGAAGACGGTGCACATCCAGTGCCTGTGGGACAACCTGAGTCTGCACACCGAGGCCAGTGGTCCACCCATGTACTTGCTGTACAGGGAGACCCAGCCGACGAGTCCGCTCATCAAGGCGCTGCTCACCGACCAGGCGCAGCTCAACATGAA TGTCATTCAGCAAATCATTTCGGCCATCCGGTGCAATGACTTCGCCACTCCCCTCAAGCGCTTGGCCAACGAGCGGCACAAGCTGAAGAGCAACGGCGTGGAGCGATCGCACTCGTTCTACCGCGACATCCTCTTCCTGGCCCTGACCGCCATCGGACGGGCCAACGTGGACCTGGCCACATTCCATCGCGAGTATGCGGCCGTCTTCGACAAGCTGACGGAGCGGGAGTGCAATATGTACTATCGCAACCAGGATCTGCCGCCCTCGGCATCGACCATCTTCTGCCGTGCTTACTTCCGCCCGCTCCTGCTGCCCTGA